A part of Maridesulfovibrio hydrothermalis AM13 = DSM 14728 genomic DNA contains:
- a CDS encoding ABC transporter permease: MFKSEGIMDSGIIRLEKSGSTVKLSGRLDAEGAGAVWDKARSAVSSGSCSVECSEVDYMDGGGASLFMMMDALCRERGKSLSVNGLRPEFAKFLELFDVEKAVPPKAVSEDEGGIKGWINSVGKSGQLVAADMREQIEFTGNCVLAAMSTATRKNRLRWPDFWLTCEKVGADGLPIILLIGFLMGLIMSFQSAVSLMRFGAEIFVPNMLGLVMFRELGPMVTAILLAGRTGSAFAAEIGTMKVNEELDALSTMGLNPVNFLVLPRVLATVFVTPLLTLFFNFMSLVGGALVMLSMGYPLATYCSRVFQNVNWMDFSGGMLKAVIFSFLVAGIGCQRGLVTKSGASAVGDSTTSAVVSGIILIAVFDGIFAIIFFLTGI, encoded by the coding sequence ATGTTTAAGAGTGAAGGGATTATGGACTCCGGCATAATAAGGCTTGAAAAATCTGGCTCTACTGTAAAGCTTTCCGGCAGACTGGATGCTGAAGGGGCGGGGGCGGTCTGGGATAAGGCCCGCTCTGCTGTTTCGTCAGGCAGCTGTTCGGTGGAGTGCAGTGAGGTTGATTATATGGATGGCGGCGGTGCATCATTATTTATGATGATGGACGCCTTGTGCCGTGAACGGGGGAAGAGCCTTTCTGTAAACGGCTTGCGTCCAGAATTTGCAAAATTTCTAGAGCTTTTTGATGTTGAAAAAGCAGTCCCGCCTAAAGCTGTCTCAGAGGACGAGGGGGGCATAAAAGGCTGGATTAATTCAGTAGGCAAATCCGGGCAGCTGGTTGCTGCTGATATGCGTGAGCAAATTGAATTTACAGGTAATTGCGTACTGGCTGCGATGAGTACAGCAACCAGAAAGAACCGGCTGCGCTGGCCTGATTTCTGGTTGACTTGCGAAAAGGTCGGGGCAGACGGGCTGCCTATTATTTTGCTCATCGGTTTTTTGATGGGGCTGATCATGTCTTTTCAGTCCGCAGTATCTTTAATGCGTTTCGGGGCAGAAATTTTTGTGCCGAATATGCTCGGGCTGGTAATGTTTCGCGAACTCGGCCCTATGGTTACGGCAATTCTTCTTGCAGGGCGTACAGGGTCTGCCTTTGCTGCTGAAATAGGGACCATGAAAGTTAATGAGGAGCTGGACGCTTTAAGCACAATGGGGCTTAATCCTGTCAATTTTCTTGTGCTTCCGCGAGTGCTTGCTACTGTATTCGTCACACCGCTTTTGACTTTGTTTTTTAACTTTATGTCACTGGTTGGCGGTGCTCTTGTTATGCTTTCTATGGGATATCCTCTGGCAACTTATTGCAGCCGTGTGTTCCAGAATGTGAACTGGATGGATTTTTCCGGCGGTATGTTAAAGGCTGTAATTTTCAGTTTTCTTGTAGCCGGAATAGGCTGTCAGCGTGGTCTTGTTACGAAGTCAGGTGCTAGCGCCGTAGGGGATTCAACCACCAGCGCAGTGGTTAGTGGAATTATTCTTATTGCGGTTTTTGATGGGATTTTTGCTATAATATTTTTTCTTACGGGTATCTAA
- a CDS encoding methyl-accepting chemotaxis protein, translating into MTIKQKLWIIGILAFFGLATIFVVDSIGSKLIQDAMLLEKNALQAEIHMLESRRSEKDFLQRKDKKYIANVDEYSQLMIEHLSNLQGTQLSKPATESITLAKEYVNLFKKVTDDYIALGLTENEGLVGRLRNAVHTAEKSVLEIENKSYEAGILRLRRNEKDFIMRKDLKYIDKFNKNLSYLVSLINESDLESSHKKSLIEKLNSYKSDMGHYADLLIKVQKTQKEFRKVIHKIEPLLEKMANDAQEILHSNQSRISIIILTVTIITAMVLLISIYLIIRSILSSLGALQKCSQKVSEGDYDACEKVFLTGELEVLRSRIADMVAELKRSMDKAEQKSIEADEQAQKAHIAMEEANNEKEYAATLLETMAGISDEAGSIALNLNSASEELATQAKEIMNGADTQRDRAQETATAVDEMTATILEVANNSSSASEGTREATEQAEEGFKIVENVAGATDRLQSSTSQLQGALSEQNQRAEAIGQIMNVISDIADQTNLLALNAAIEAARAGEAGRGFAVVADEVRKLAEKTMTATQEVGSAISGIQDGTSTSLAIMQETEKAVEQCSSLAGNAGESLKSIVEIITESADQVRSIATATEEQSAACEQINVSTMEISNISAETSESVAQSVEAANNVSELSAELQRLIERMNKAKDQR; encoded by the coding sequence GTGACTATCAAACAAAAGCTATGGATTATCGGCATCTTAGCATTCTTTGGACTTGCAACTATTTTTGTTGTCGATTCTATTGGCTCAAAATTGATTCAAGATGCAATGTTGCTGGAAAAAAATGCTCTTCAGGCAGAAATTCATATGCTTGAATCCAGAAGATCCGAAAAAGATTTTTTACAAAGAAAAGACAAAAAATATATTGCCAATGTTGATGAATACTCCCAGTTAATGATTGAACACCTCAGCAACTTGCAAGGTACTCAATTAAGCAAGCCCGCAACCGAAAGCATTACACTTGCAAAAGAATATGTAAATCTATTCAAAAAAGTTACTGATGACTACATTGCTCTGGGTTTAACCGAGAATGAAGGACTCGTTGGCAGACTGCGCAACGCTGTCCATACAGCAGAAAAATCAGTTCTCGAAATTGAAAATAAATCTTATGAGGCGGGCATTCTTCGCTTAAGGCGTAATGAAAAAGACTTCATAATGCGAAAGGATCTTAAATATATTGATAAATTTAACAAAAACCTGAGTTACCTAGTCTCCCTGATAAATGAATCCGATTTGGAGAGCAGCCATAAAAAGAGCCTCATTGAAAAACTGAACTCCTATAAATCTGACATGGGACACTATGCAGATTTATTAATAAAGGTCCAGAAGACTCAAAAAGAGTTTAGAAAAGTAATACATAAAATCGAACCTCTTCTTGAAAAAATGGCTAATGATGCACAAGAGATTCTTCATTCCAATCAAAGCCGGATATCAATTATAATCCTGACCGTCACAATCATAACTGCGATGGTTTTATTAATTTCAATCTATTTGATCATCCGTTCCATTTTAAGTTCACTAGGAGCACTGCAAAAATGCTCGCAAAAGGTAAGTGAGGGAGATTATGATGCCTGCGAAAAAGTTTTCCTGACAGGAGAGCTTGAAGTGCTTCGCAGCAGAATAGCAGACATGGTTGCCGAGCTTAAACGGAGTATGGACAAAGCGGAACAGAAATCTATTGAGGCAGATGAACAAGCCCAGAAAGCGCATATCGCGATGGAAGAGGCAAACAACGAAAAAGAATATGCTGCAACGCTTCTTGAAACCATGGCCGGCATTTCAGATGAAGCAGGCTCTATTGCCTTAAACTTAAACTCAGCTTCTGAAGAGCTTGCAACACAGGCTAAAGAAATTATGAACGGGGCTGATACACAACGGGACAGAGCGCAGGAAACCGCTACGGCTGTAGACGAAATGACTGCAACAATCCTTGAAGTAGCCAATAATTCATCGAGCGCATCAGAAGGAACAAGGGAAGCAACGGAACAGGCTGAGGAGGGATTTAAAATTGTCGAAAATGTTGCAGGAGCAACAGACAGACTGCAAAGCAGTACATCCCAACTGCAAGGAGCATTATCTGAGCAGAATCAACGAGCCGAGGCAATCGGACAGATTATGAATGTAATTTCGGATATTGCCGACCAGACTAACCTTCTTGCCCTTAACGCAGCTATTGAAGCAGCCAGAGCAGGTGAAGCAGGACGCGGATTTGCTGTTGTTGCTGACGAAGTCCGCAAGCTGGCAGAAAAAACAATGACAGCCACCCAGGAAGTCGGCAGTGCGATATCAGGAATTCAGGACGGAACATCCACCAGTCTGGCAATCATGCAAGAAACTGAAAAAGCAGTTGAGCAATGCTCTTCGCTTGCAGGAAATGCAGGTGAGTCCCTGAAATCAATTGTTGAAATTATCACTGAATCAGCTGATCAAGTCCGGTCCATTGCTACTGCGACTGAAGAACAGTCCGCGGCGTGTGAACAGATAAATGTCTCCACTATGGAAATCAGCAATATTTCTGCTGAAACATCTGAAAGTGTGGCTCAATCCGTAGAAGCAGCAAATAACGTCAGTGAACTTTCAGCAGAGCTTCAGAGATTAATTGAAAGAATGAACAAAGCTAAAGATCAACGTTGA
- a CDS encoding proline dehydrogenase family protein translates to MSVEISTLDPQVIERGKQFFNSITGEAPSVFNKGWWTGKVMDWAMQNEDFKVQMFRFVDVLPYLNTSESLSRHIEEYFAADDSNIPDVLKWGATKTGFGGGLVAKVLNKTIRSNIEGMARQFIIGQKSKEAVKGIRKLRKDGFAFVLDLLGEATVSQEEALAYRDGYLEVLDAIEKEYKKWDGLDTGGELDWGHAPKINVAVKPSAFYSQSKPVDLEGTVEGMIESIEPIYKKVMSMGGFMCIDMEALKYKEPTVEMYKRLRKKYSDYPHLGIVFQAYLKSVDDDVSSMIDWAKKENLPISIRLVKGAYWDYETVIAKQNDWPVPVWTHKPESDMAFERVSKLIMENHEICHYACASHNIRSIASVMEVAKALNVPDEKYEFQVLYGMAEPVRKGLRNVAKRVRLYCPYGDLIPGMAYLVRRLLENTANESFLKQTFADEADISTLLENPELTYKKLLESKPAPKADNRVRLKGVDGELEPFNNFPPSDFTIKEERDAFPESMSKIRKDFGQRYPLYIGGQEIITDDTLDSYNPADPSEIIGTVCQAGVAEVDKAVAVAKDAYLDWRNVEPRERAQYLLKAAQYCKDNINDLSAMQVLEVGKQWDQAQGDVAEAIDFLEYYAREMIRLGDPKRMGNSPGEYSQYFYQGKGVAAVIAPWNFPLAISVGMVSAAIVSGCSVVYKPAGISSAVGYGLVEMFKAAGLPDGVFNYTPGRGSVMGDHLVDHPDVSVIAFTGSMEVGLRIQERAAKVHPGQQHCKKVIAEMGGKNGIIIDDDADLDEAVLGVLYAAFGFQGQKCSACSRVIVVDSIYDRFTHRLKEAAESVKLGPAEDPSNYMGPVVDKAACQNVLNYCKIAEEEGKVLVKREAPLEYREKSGCYTPMLIVEGITRDHRIAQEEVFGPVLSVMRAKDFKEAIDIANSTRFALTGAVYSRSPKHLDLATREFRVGNLYLNKPSVGALVERHAFGGFKMSGVGSKAGGPDYLLQFMDPRLVCENTMRRGFAPISEDDDWVA, encoded by the coding sequence ATGAGTGTAGAAATCTCCACCCTTGACCCGCAGGTGATTGAGCGCGGAAAGCAGTTTTTTAATTCTATTACCGGTGAGGCCCCTTCTGTCTTTAATAAAGGCTGGTGGACCGGTAAGGTTATGGACTGGGCAATGCAGAATGAAGACTTTAAAGTCCAGATGTTTCGTTTTGTTGATGTTCTGCCCTACCTCAATACTTCTGAATCTCTTTCAAGGCATATCGAAGAATATTTTGCCGCAGACGACAGTAACATCCCTGATGTTCTGAAATGGGGTGCTACCAAGACCGGATTCGGCGGTGGCCTCGTTGCTAAAGTTCTCAACAAAACTATTCGTTCTAATATCGAAGGAATGGCCCGTCAGTTCATCATCGGTCAGAAATCCAAAGAAGCTGTAAAAGGTATCCGTAAGCTGCGCAAAGACGGTTTTGCTTTTGTCCTTGACCTGCTTGGCGAAGCAACAGTTTCTCAGGAAGAAGCACTTGCTTATCGTGACGGCTATCTTGAAGTTCTGGATGCTATCGAGAAAGAGTATAAAAAGTGGGACGGCCTTGATACCGGCGGAGAACTGGACTGGGGGCATGCTCCCAAAATCAATGTAGCTGTTAAGCCTTCCGCCTTTTATTCTCAGTCCAAGCCTGTCGACCTTGAAGGGACAGTCGAGGGGATGATTGAAAGCATTGAGCCTATCTATAAAAAAGTGATGAGTATGGGCGGATTTATGTGCATTGATATGGAAGCTCTTAAATATAAAGAGCCGACTGTTGAAATGTATAAGAGACTCCGCAAAAAATATTCTGACTACCCTCACCTCGGAATAGTTTTTCAGGCTTATTTAAAGAGCGTGGATGATGATGTCTCAAGCATGATCGACTGGGCGAAAAAAGAGAATCTGCCGATCTCCATTCGTTTGGTTAAAGGTGCTTACTGGGATTATGAAACCGTTATAGCCAAACAGAATGACTGGCCTGTTCCGGTCTGGACTCACAAGCCCGAGTCGGACATGGCTTTTGAGCGTGTTTCAAAGCTGATTATGGAAAACCATGAAATTTGTCACTATGCCTGCGCCTCACATAACATCCGCTCTATTGCCTCTGTCATGGAAGTGGCCAAGGCTTTGAATGTGCCTGATGAGAAATATGAATTTCAAGTTCTCTATGGTATGGCGGAGCCGGTACGTAAGGGGCTTAGAAATGTTGCCAAGCGCGTCCGCCTTTACTGCCCTTATGGCGATTTGATTCCGGGCATGGCTTACCTTGTACGCCGTTTGCTGGAAAATACCGCCAACGAATCATTTCTCAAGCAGACTTTTGCTGATGAAGCTGACATCAGTACTCTTTTGGAAAATCCTGAACTGACTTATAAAAAACTGCTTGAAAGTAAACCGGCACCGAAAGCTGATAACAGAGTGCGTCTCAAGGGCGTTGATGGTGAGCTTGAGCCGTTCAACAACTTTCCTCCTTCCGATTTCACTATTAAAGAAGAGCGCGATGCTTTCCCTGAATCTATGAGCAAAATCCGTAAGGATTTCGGCCAACGTTATCCTTTGTATATAGGCGGACAGGAAATCATAACTGATGACACCCTTGATTCTTACAATCCCGCCGATCCTTCTGAAATTATAGGCACTGTTTGTCAGGCCGGTGTTGCGGAAGTGGATAAGGCTGTTGCTGTAGCAAAAGACGCTTACCTTGACTGGCGTAATGTAGAGCCTAGAGAACGTGCTCAGTATCTGCTTAAAGCCGCTCAGTATTGCAAAGACAACATTAATGATCTTTCCGCCATGCAGGTTCTTGAAGTCGGCAAGCAATGGGATCAGGCTCAGGGTGATGTTGCTGAAGCAATAGACTTTCTGGAATACTATGCACGCGAGATGATTCGCCTTGGCGATCCAAAACGTATGGGGAATTCACCGGGTGAATATTCCCAGTATTTTTATCAGGGTAAGGGCGTAGCTGCGGTCATCGCTCCCTGGAACTTTCCTCTTGCCATCAGTGTCGGAATGGTTTCAGCAGCAATAGTCTCCGGCTGTTCTGTCGTATATAAGCCTGCCGGAATATCTTCCGCAGTGGGTTACGGGCTGGTGGAAATGTTTAAAGCCGCAGGGCTGCCGGACGGTGTATTCAATTATACTCCGGGCCGTGGTTCGGTTATGGGGGATCATCTTGTTGACCATCCTGATGTGTCTGTCATCGCTTTTACTGGCTCAATGGAAGTTGGTCTGCGTATTCAGGAGCGTGCTGCCAAGGTTCATCCCGGTCAGCAGCATTGCAAAAAGGTCATTGCTGAAATGGGCGGTAAAAACGGAATCATTATTGATGACGATGCTGATCTCGATGAAGCGGTGCTTGGCGTGCTTTACGCTGCATTCGGATTTCAGGGCCAGAAATGTTCTGCCTGTTCCCGCGTGATTGTTGTGGATTCCATTTATGACCGTTTTACTCATCGTCTGAAAGAGGCTGCGGAATCCGTTAAGCTCGGACCCGCTGAAGATCCTTCAAATTATATGGGGCCGGTTGTCGATAAGGCTGCCTGCCAGAACGTTCTCAACTACTGCAAAATAGCTGAAGAAGAAGGAAAGGTTCTGGTCAAACGCGAAGCCCCTCTTGAATATAGAGAAAAGAGCGGTTGCTACACCCCTATGCTTATAGTTGAGGGAATAACCAGAGACCACCGTATTGCTCAGGAAGAAGTTTTCGGACCTGTTCTTTCTGTCATGCGTGCCAAAGATTTTAAAGAAGCAATTGATATTGCCAATTCTACCCGTTTTGCACTCACTGGCGCAGTTTATTCAAGAAGTCCCAAACATTTGGATCTGGCGACCAGAGAATTCCGGGTCGGTAACCTTTATCTTAATAAGCCAAGCGTCGGCGCTCTGGTAGAAAGACATGCATTCGGCGGATTCAAAATGTCCGGTGTCGGCTCAAAGGCCGGTGGACCAGATTATCTGCTCCAGTTCATGGACCCCCGTCTGGTTTGCGAAAATACCATGCGTCGCGGTTTTGCACCCATCTCCGAAGATGATGACTGGGTTGCATAG
- a CDS encoding Lrp/AsnC family transcriptional regulator, producing the protein MNKRKIDETDRRILTILQNSGRVSNADIARKVGMAPSAVLERVRKLERKGILVGYEAIVDPKAVGRSLTAFIFVNVNEGVGATSTGAELSQVPGVLEVHYCAGRDSYLIKVRCEDTDGLAIMLGQIGRIETVRDTNSTIVLNTIKESRAIPLQEEGEKI; encoded by the coding sequence ATGAATAAGAGAAAGATTGACGAAACTGATCGTAGAATTCTGACAATACTTCAGAATAGTGGCCGGGTTTCCAACGCTGATATCGCAAGAAAAGTAGGTATGGCTCCTTCGGCAGTGCTTGAACGTGTACGCAAGCTGGAGCGCAAAGGTATTCTTGTAGGTTATGAGGCAATTGTAGACCCCAAAGCGGTGGGCCGTTCTCTCACAGCTTTTATATTTGTAAACGTGAATGAAGGTGTGGGCGCGACCTCCACAGGTGCTGAGCTTTCTCAGGTTCCCGGAGTTCTTGAAGTGCATTATTGCGCAGGTCGTGACAGCTATCTCATCAAAGTCCGTTGTGAAGATACAGACGGCCTTGCTATTATGCTTGGGCAGATCGGGCGAATTGAAACCGTTAGAGATACCAACTCAACAATCGTTTTAAATACTATTAAGGAGTCTCGTGCAATTCCTCTTCAGGAGGAGGGCGAAAAGATATAA
- a CDS encoding HAD-IA family hydrolase, with amino-acid sequence MRLEAIIWDVDGTLVDSEELHRYAFNRAFEEFGLDWQWSWQVYCKLLSVTGGKERIRHYAEVAGISESCFPVSVEKLHSRKTQIFHDSIQNGDLTLRAGVQKIINEARDNGIRLAIATTTTTSNVETLFDSEVLNPDQWEVVVAGDQVEKKKPAPDVYLEALRRLGLKAEVCLAVEDSVNGMKAALAAGIPVVITTNAYTQHQDFKGAIVVLEILEMLRLRIEYFEAWHAESVWK; translated from the coding sequence ATGAGACTTGAAGCCATAATTTGGGATGTTGACGGGACTCTTGTCGACAGTGAAGAACTGCACCGTTACGCTTTCAACAGAGCGTTTGAGGAATTCGGACTTGACTGGCAATGGAGCTGGCAGGTTTACTGCAAACTTTTAAGCGTAACAGGTGGCAAGGAGAGGATTCGTCATTACGCAGAGGTCGCAGGCATAAGTGAATCCTGTTTTCCGGTCTCAGTGGAAAAATTGCACTCGCGGAAAACTCAGATATTTCATGACAGTATTCAGAACGGAGATTTGACTCTCAGGGCGGGGGTTCAAAAGATAATCAATGAAGCTCGGGATAACGGCATAAGGCTTGCCATAGCCACGACGACCACCACCTCAAATGTTGAAACTCTTTTTGATTCTGAGGTGCTGAATCCTGATCAATGGGAAGTTGTTGTGGCAGGTGATCAGGTAGAAAAAAAGAAACCGGCACCTGATGTTTATCTCGAGGCTCTGAGAAGGCTTGGCCTGAAAGCTGAAGTATGTCTAGCCGTTGAAGATTCAGTCAATGGGATGAAGGCTGCTCTTGCTGCTGGAATACCGGTAGTAATTACAACAAATGCATATACCCAGCATCAAGACTTCAAAGGGGCAATAGTTGTACTCGAGATTTTGGAAATGCTGAGGTTGAGAATTGAGTATTTTGAAGCATGGCATGCAGAAAGTGTCTGGAAATAG